A single region of the Changchengzhania lutea genome encodes:
- a CDS encoding glycosyl hydrolase family 17 protein has protein sequence MRTNLKKLLILPILIFMIGCQNKPKKEEKHVIKEKHITAAEILGNPDYLAISYGGYRQISRDSQPTIPQLKEDMKILSAMGIKILRTYNVQLQHAPNLLKAISALKKEDPSFEMYVMLGAWIDCQNAWTGLEPNHEVESEQNAGEIDRAVALAKAYPDIVKVIAVGNEAMVRWATSYFVRPNVILKWVNHLQDLKKSGELSKDLWITSSDDFSSWGGGDLSYRTPELENLIKAVDYISMHSYPMHNSHYNPAFWIVPENEYEWSDSEKIESAMLRSKEFVKKQYDSVSNYMKSLGVNKPVHIGETGWATVSNGHYGSNGSKAADEYKSGQYYKLMREWTNKEKISCFYFEAFDEQWKDAANQLGSENHFGLITLKGEAKYAIWDLVDKGVFNGLTRDGKPITKTYSGDKDALMKDVLVPPAHYGVVHH, from the coding sequence ATGAGAACCAATCTAAAAAAACTATTAATACTACCAATTTTAATTTTTATGATTGGTTGTCAAAACAAGCCAAAAAAAGAAGAAAAACACGTGATTAAAGAAAAACATATTACAGCAGCAGAAATATTAGGTAATCCAGATTACTTAGCCATTTCTTATGGAGGATACAGGCAGATATCAAGAGACAGTCAACCTACCATTCCACAATTAAAGGAGGACATGAAAATTTTATCTGCGATGGGCATTAAAATTTTAAGAACTTATAACGTACAATTACAGCATGCTCCAAATTTATTAAAGGCTATATCCGCATTAAAAAAAGAAGATCCATCTTTCGAAATGTATGTCATGCTCGGCGCCTGGATAGATTGTCAAAATGCATGGACAGGTTTAGAACCAAATCATGAAGTGGAAAGTGAACAAAATGCAGGTGAAATAGACAGAGCAGTTGCATTGGCAAAGGCATATCCAGATATTGTTAAAGTAATTGCAGTTGGTAATGAAGCCATGGTGCGTTGGGCAACCAGTTATTTTGTGCGCCCAAATGTGATTCTTAAGTGGGTGAATCATTTACAGGATTTAAAAAAATCTGGAGAGCTCTCGAAAGATTTATGGATTACCAGTTCTGATGATTTTTCATCTTGGGGAGGTGGAGATCTAAGCTATCGCACACCCGAATTAGAAAATCTGATTAAAGCGGTAGATTATATTTCTATGCATTCCTACCCGATGCATAACTCGCATTATAATCCAGCGTTTTGGATCGTACCAGAAAATGAATATGAATGGTCCGATTCAGAAAAAATCGAATCGGCAATGCTTAGATCAAAAGAGTTTGTTAAAAAACAATACGATTCTGTATCTAATTATATGAAAAGCTTAGGTGTAAATAAACCGGTTCATATTGGTGAAACAGGTTGGGCGACAGTTTCTAACGGACATTATGGTTCTAATGGATCCAAGGCAGCAGATGAGTATAAATCTGGACAGTACTATAAGCTTATGAGAGAGTGGACAAATAAAGAAAAAATCTCTTGTTTTTATTTTGAAGCTTTTGATGAACAATGGAAAGATGCGGCTAATCAATTGGGTTCTGAAAATCATTTTGGTCTAATCACCCTCAAAGGAGAAGCAAAATATGCCATTTGGGATTTGGTAGATAAAGGTGTTTTTAATGGCTTAACTCGGGACGGAAAACCTATTACAAAAACATATAGTGGCGATAAAGACGCGCTTATGAAAGATGTGCTAGTGCCACCGGCTCATTACGGTGTGGTGCACCATTAA
- a CDS encoding glycoside hydrolase family 30 protein codes for MKAHHLYTLLIGIMLSCNQKQLEVSIFETSANGNKLTKVNEFQTSDNKVSIELIPEETFQTITGFGGAFTESSAYLLNKLSKANRDKILKAYFSTEGARYSLTRTHMNSCDFSLTNYSYTPVEGDKNLEHFTIEEDRDDLIPMIKDAMAVSEDGFKIFASPWTAAPWMKDNNHWVGGKLLLEYYDTWALFFSKYLDAYKAEGIDIWGFTVENEPMGNGNNWESMHYSPDEMTDFVQNYLGPKLEEDGKGNVKILGYDQNRAHLVDWVDSMFKDEASSRYFDGTAVHWYDSTFEIYPEKLQYAHNKAPNKYLIQTEACVDSEIPKWKDDAWYWSKEATDWGWDWAPEDQKHLHPKYVPVYRYARDIIGCLNNWVDGWVDWNMVLDTQGGPNWFKNWCVAPIIADPDKDEVYFTPIYYTMAHFSKYIRPGAKVIKLDCSDNELFATAAHNPDGSIAMVLFNETETPKSISLSIQEKNVEFSIDARAIQTIIVPKNKHNKLN; via the coding sequence ATGAAAGCACATCATTTGTACACTTTATTAATCGGGATTATGCTAAGTTGTAATCAAAAACAATTGGAGGTTTCCATTTTTGAGACTTCAGCAAATGGAAATAAACTTACTAAAGTTAACGAGTTTCAAACTTCAGATAATAAAGTAAGTATTGAGTTAATTCCAGAAGAAACATTTCAAACCATTACAGGCTTTGGAGGAGCGTTTACGGAATCATCAGCCTATTTGCTAAACAAATTAAGCAAAGCAAATCGTGATAAAATCTTGAAAGCTTATTTTTCAACAGAAGGCGCAAGGTATTCACTCACCAGAACACATATGAATTCTTGTGATTTTTCATTAACAAATTATTCATATACACCCGTTGAAGGCGATAAAAACTTAGAGCATTTTACAATTGAAGAAGATAGAGATGACCTTATTCCTATGATAAAAGACGCTATGGCGGTGTCTGAAGATGGGTTTAAAATATTTGCTTCACCCTGGACTGCTGCACCTTGGATGAAAGACAACAACCATTGGGTGGGTGGTAAATTACTCCTTGAGTATTATGATACTTGGGCTTTATTCTTTTCAAAATATCTTGATGCTTATAAAGCTGAAGGGATTGACATATGGGGTTTTACCGTTGAAAATGAACCTATGGGCAACGGCAATAATTGGGAAAGTATGCACTATTCTCCTGATGAAATGACCGATTTTGTACAAAATTATTTGGGACCCAAACTTGAAGAAGATGGGAAAGGCAATGTTAAAATCTTAGGATACGATCAAAACCGGGCACATTTAGTAGATTGGGTAGATTCTATGTTTAAAGATGAAGCGTCTTCAAGATATTTTGACGGCACAGCTGTGCATTGGTATGATAGCACCTTTGAGATTTATCCTGAAAAATTACAATATGCGCATAATAAAGCGCCAAACAAATATTTAATTCAAACAGAAGCTTGTGTAGATTCTGAAATACCAAAATGGAAAGATGATGCTTGGTATTGGAGTAAAGAGGCCACAGATTGGGGCTGGGATTGGGCGCCTGAAGATCAAAAACATTTGCACCCAAAATACGTTCCAGTATATCGTTATGCCAGAGACATTATAGGATGTCTTAATAATTGGGTAGACGGTTGGGTTGATTGGAATATGGTTTTAGATACTCAAGGAGGGCCTAATTGGTTTAAAAATTGGTGTGTAGCACCCATAATTGCGGATCCCGATAAAGACGAAGTTTACTTTACGCCTATTTACTATACCATGGCGCATTTTAGTAAATATATAAGACCAGGCGCCAAAGTAATTAAATTAGATTGCTCAGATAATGAACTTTTTGCAACTGCCGCCCATAATCCAGACGGTTCCATAGCGATGGTGTTGTTTAATGAAACTGAGACCCCAAAAAGTATTAGTCTTTCAATACAAGAGAAAAATGTAGAATTTTCAATAGATGCTAGGGCCATTCAAACAATTATAGTCCCTAAGAATAAACATAACAAACTAAACTAA